In Candidatus Desulfofervidus auxilii, one genomic interval encodes:
- a CDS encoding SurA N-terminal domain-containing protein, producing MLNFMRRHARSWLIKAAFMIIIIVFIFWGVGSFRTRRIPVLAYVNDEPIYYPQFITLYRQVIENYRRRFKNFNEDWVKKLNLKQTVLNQLIERKLLMQEAKKAGLVVTDMELAQTIQKLFQKEGQFDYRWYKEVLARYHYTPEEFEENIREDLIISKLTDMIQSLVHVSEVEAYETYRWLNQKINLDFMVFDPKDFKKGIEIEKNALKKYFEQHQKDYLIPPQFKVAYVKIPYQELIREVQISEEEVKEYYETNKDEFFEPKKVCARHILFRIPSKASKEEVEKIKKKAEAVLAKVKKGEDFAKLAQKYSEDRASAKMGGDLGCFSEGKMVKPFEKAAFSLKKNEVSDLVRTPFGFHIIKVYEIKKEGIKPFNLVKNKIINKLKKEKATEKALKIANRIYAQAILEEDLNKGAKNYKKKTKETDYFSEKKWPPEFPLELKGEILSLKKGEISAPLEMSNGYLLVQIKDVKKERIPSFNEVKDQVKNKWIIEQAQKKAKRKAEEILNLLQKKGRIPHDYQKNIQETGFFSPQKPIPKVGFAPKVEKELFLLTLNQPYLDYVPEIKDKFYIFKLKARQEPDKTEYQKDKEMFKKNLLTRQRLIIFNTWVNSLRQKAKVEIKQEML from the coding sequence ATGTTAAATTTTATGCGCCGTCATGCACGTTCTTGGTTGATAAAAGCTGCCTTTATGATAATTATTATCGTTTTTATCTTTTGGGGAGTGGGTTCATTTCGCACCCGACGTATCCCAGTATTGGCTTATGTAAATGATGAGCCCATTTATTATCCCCAATTCATTACTCTATATCGTCAGGTAATAGAAAATTATAGAAGGCGGTTTAAAAATTTTAATGAAGATTGGGTCAAAAAACTAAATCTTAAACAAACAGTGTTAAATCAGTTAATTGAAAGAAAACTGTTAATGCAAGAAGCAAAAAAAGCGGGTTTGGTGGTTACTGATATGGAATTGGCCCAAACTATCCAAAAACTGTTTCAAAAAGAAGGACAATTTGATTATAGATGGTATAAAGAAGTTCTGGCTAGATATCACTATACTCCAGAAGAGTTTGAGGAGAATATCAGGGAGGATTTGATTATCTCTAAATTGACAGACATGATTCAAAGTTTGGTTCATGTGTCTGAAGTAGAAGCTTATGAGACCTATCGGTGGTTAAACCAAAAGATTAATCTAGATTTTATGGTGTTTGACCCTAAAGATTTTAAAAAAGGAATTGAGATTGAAAAAAACGCCCTTAAAAAATACTTTGAACAACATCAAAAAGATTATCTTATTCCTCCTCAATTTAAAGTAGCCTATGTAAAAATTCCTTATCAAGAGCTTATCCGTGAGGTCCAAATTTCTGAAGAGGAAGTCAAGGAATATTATGAAACCAATAAGGATGAATTTTTTGAACCAAAAAAGGTATGTGCCCGACATATCTTATTTCGCATTCCTTCAAAGGCCTCTAAAGAAGAAGTGGAAAAGATAAAGAAAAAGGCAGAAGCGGTTTTGGCTAAGGTTAAAAAAGGAGAAGATTTTGCCAAATTGGCCCAGAAGTATTCAGAAGACCGAGCAAGTGCCAAAATGGGTGGTGATTTAGGTTGTTTTTCTGAAGGGAAAATGGTTAAACCCTTTGAAAAAGCGGCATTTTCATTAAAGAAAAATGAAGTTTCTGACCTGGTGAGAACACCATTTGGGTTCCATATTATAAAAGTCTATGAGATTAAAAAGGAAGGAATAAAACCTTTTAATTTGGTCAAAAATAAAATTATAAATAAATTGAAAAAAGAAAAGGCAACAGAAAAGGCTTTAAAAATAGCAAATCGCATTTATGCCCAAGCTATTCTAGAAGAAGATTTAAATAAAGGGGCAAAAAATTATAAAAAAAAGACTAAAGAAACTGATTACTTTAGTGAAAAAAAGTGGCCCCCTGAGTTCCCTTTAGAATTAAAAGGGGAAATCTTATCTTTAAAAAAGGGAGAAATTTCAGCACCTTTAGAAATGTCAAATGGGTATCTTTTGGTGCAAATAAAGGATGTAAAGAAAGAACGTATCCCTTCATTTAATGAAGTAAAAGACCAGGTGAAAAATAAATGGATTATAGAGCAAGCCCAGAAAAAGGCTAAGAGAAAAGCAGAAGAAATACTAAATTTATTGCAGAAAAAGGGGAGAATACCCCATGATTATCAGAAAAACATTCAGGAAACAGGATTTTTTTCTCCTCAAAAGCCTATTCCCAAAGTAGGTTTTGCCCCTAAGGTAGAAAAGGAGCTCTTTTTACTTACCTTGAATCAACCTTATTTGGATTATGTGCCTGAAATAAAAGATAAATTTTATATATTCAAACTCAAAGCTCGCCAAGAACCAGATAAGACTGAGTACCAAAAAGACAAGGAAATGTTTAAAAAAAACCTCCTAACCCGACAGCGTCTAATTATTTTTAATACTTGGGTAAATAGCCTTCGTCAAAAGGCAAAAGTAGAAATTAAACAAGAAATGCTGTAA